From one Lycium ferocissimum isolate CSIRO_LF1 chromosome 7, AGI_CSIRO_Lferr_CH_V1, whole genome shotgun sequence genomic stretch:
- the LOC132063719 gene encoding pentatricopeptide repeat-containing protein At2g13600-like: protein MQPNEAISSEPNHLAHLITKCIRTNDLKLGRLIHSRLIKTALNFNTFLANRLIDMYSKCSSVEYAHQAFNEVSNKNTQSWNTLLTGYCQKGLFEKTFQLLDIMPEPNVVSYNTIISSLTHHGFPGKAMGFFKRMKIQCGCEFFIDEFTVVGVVNACAYLGALRLLRELHGLATVVGVRFNLVVCNALIDAYGKCGKPEYSYFIFCQMHETDVFSWTSMLVAYIRASRMADACSLFDRMPVRNVVAWTALITGFAQNGEGDKALCIFKEMLEEGIVPSASTYVCVLSACADIPLLDKGKQVHGHIFRYTCLIDLHNVFIVNALIDMYCKCGDMISAMTLFERLDGKDRVSWNSIINGFAHNGNGEMSLFMFDKMIEADTKPNHVTFLGVLSACSHCGLLSKGFQYLHSMEREYGIVPQLDHYAILIDLLGRKNRLLDAAELIKGAPWGTDNIGMWGALLGACRVHGNLKLARSAAEALFELEPDNAARYIMLSNIYAAAGKWDDARSLRRYMDNRGLVKEAAYSWIEIKNIRHKFVAKDKSHSRSEEIKELLLKLIYPMKDAEYVFQIGSSYSLEDDPFSFHD from the coding sequence ATGCAACCAAATGAAGCCATATCTTCTGAGCCTAATCACTTGGCACACCTTATTACAAAATGCATTAGAACTAATGATCTCAAGCTGGGTAGACTGATACACTCTCGACTAATCAAGACTGCATTaaactttaacacattccttgcCAATCGACTTATAGACATGTACTCTAAATGTAGCTCTGTAGAATATGCACATCAGGCCTTTAATGAAGTGTCAAacaagaacacccaatcttgGAACACATTACTTACAGGTTACTGTCAAAAGGGTCTTTTTGAAAAGACCTTCCAGCTGCTCGATATAATGCCTGAACCAAATGTTGTGAGTTACAACACGATAATATCTAGCTTAACTCATCACGGGTTTCCAGGAAAAGCTATGGgctttttcaaaagaatgaaaatacaGTGTGGGTGTGAGTTCTTTATCGACGAGTTCACGGTTGTTGGTGTGGTAAATGCTTGTGCTTATTTGGGTGCGTTGAGGTTGTTGCGTGAACTGCATGGGTTAGCGACTGTGGTTGGtgtgaggtttaatcttgtgGTTTGCAATGCATTGATTGATGCTTATGGGAAATGTGGTAAACCCGAGTACTCGTATTTTATTTTCTGTCAAATGCATGAGACCGACGTATTCTCTTGGACTTCGATGTTGGTTGCTTATATACGTGCATCTAGAATGGCAGATGCGTGCTCACTTTTTGATCGTATGCCGGTCAGAAATGTGGTGGCTTGGACTGCTTTGATCACGGGGTTTGCTCAAAATGGAGAAGGAGATAAGGCTTTGTGTATTTTTAAGGAAATGCTGGAAGAAGGTATTGTTCCCAGTGCATCCACTTATGTTTGTGTTCTAAGTGCTTGTGCAGATATACCTCTTTTAGATAAAGGGAAGCAGGTTCATGGACACATTTTTAGATATACATGTTTAATTGATTTGCATAATGTGTTTATAGTTAATGCTTTGATTGACATGTATTGTAAATGTGGAGACATGATATCTGCTATGACATTGTTTGAAAGGTTAGATGGGAAGGATCGAGTTAGTTGGAACTCGATAATAAATGGGTTTGCCCACAACGGAAACGGAGAGATGTCATTGTTCATGTTTGACAAAATGATTGAAGCAGATACAAAACCAAATCATGTAACTTTTCTTGGGGTTTTATCTGCTTGTAGTCACTGTGGTTTATTATCTAAAGGATTCCAATATCTTCATTCAATGGAGAGGGAATACGGTATAGTACCCCAATTAGATCACTATGCTATCTTGATTGATTTACTTGGCCGGAAGAACAGGCTTCTAGACGCTGCGGAGTTGATCAAGGGAGCTCCTTGGGGAACGGACAACATTGGAATGTGGGGCGCACTTTTGGGTGCTTGCAGGGTGCATGGGAACTTGAAACTTGCTAGAAGTGCAGCAGAAGCTCTATTTGAGCTGGAACCTGATAATGCTGCCAGGTATATTATGCTATCCAACATCTATGCAGCAGCAGGAAAGTGGGATGATGCCCGCAGTCTGCGAAGGTACATGGATAACAGAGGATTAGTGAAAGAAGCAGCTTATAGTTGGATTGAGATAAAAAATATCAGACATAAGTTTGTCGCTAAAGACAAGTCCCACAGTCGGTCagaagaaataaaagagttgCTACTTAAACTCATATATCCAATGAAGGATGCTGAATACGTATTTCAAATTGGAAGCTCTTACTCTCTTGAAGATGATCCATTTTCTTTCCATGATTGA